A window from Dromaius novaehollandiae isolate bDroNov1 chromosome 1, bDroNov1.hap1, whole genome shotgun sequence encodes these proteins:
- the LOC135327255 gene encoding ankyrin repeat domain-containing protein 7-like gives MKRLLGLFGKGPPARGSASLPCMGAAYELRENELGKLHRAAASGDLAQVRRPRWLLRPGLNGRDQAKRTPLHLACANGHAEVVSYLVERKCKLNPRDNFERSPLMKAVQCQQEQCVAILLAHGADPNLADALGNTALHLAALAPNTSLAGQLLEHNAHIDAQNKVGYTPLALAVSEHHKEMVEFLLRKGADVHTRDQPERTPLMLAASAGDMSIIEVLLGYSADLSQKDILGRTAEDYAATSGHAHVSQHLADCTEKKNAGEASAGGTRGMPVLSTPPGAGAAGFALGACALAGGVRDDISHGYFVSLMEEEESDDSLPACEKERRCLAAKMRCLALGVGCDEESDSGAETPPVLLEMQACLIFKRALFLSVTFERLSQMLSVKSYCSLEESPEGEGEEAAGGPPAANAAEAPAGVRVVLRQ, from the exons atgaagaGGCTCCTGGGGCTCTTCGGCAAGGGGCCGCCTGCGCGCGGCAGCGCTTCCCTGCCCTGCATGGGCGCCGCCTACGAGCTCCGCGAGAATGAGCTGGGCAAGCTGCACCGCGCGGCCGCCAGCGGCGACCTGGCGCAGGTGCGGCGGCCACGGTGGCTGCTGAGACCCGGCCTCAACGGGCGGGACCAGGCGAAGCG GACACCTCTGCATCTTGCTTGCGCTAATGGACATGCGGAGGTTGTTTCGTACTTAGTAGAGAGGAAGTGCAAGCTCAATCCTCGTGATAATTTTGAGAGATCGCCACTGATGAAG GCGGTACAGTGCCAGCAAGAACAATGTGTCGCCATTCTGCTAGCGCATGGTGCCGACCCTAATCTTGCAGATGCTCTCGGCAACACTGCCCTTCAcctcgctgcccttgctcctaaCACCTCTCTAGCAGGGCAGTTACTGGAGCACAATGCCCATATTGATGCGCAGAATAAG GTGGGATACACGCCCCTCGCTCTTGCCGTGTCCGAGCATCACAAAGAGATGGTGGAGTTCCTGCTTAGAAAAGGAGCTGACGTGCACACTCGAGATCAGCCTGAAAG GACCCCTCTtatgcttgctgcttctgctggggaCATGAGCATCATAGAAGTTCTTCTTGGCTACAGTGCTGATCTTTCCCAGAAAGACATTCTGGGACGGACAGCAGAAGATTATGCTGCTACTTCTGGGCACGCTCA TGTTAGTCAACACCTGGCAgactgcacagagaagaaaaatgcggGAGAAGCTTCTGCAGGCGGCACAAGAGGCATGCCAGTGCTTAGCACGCCtcctggagcaggagctgctggctttgcattgGGTGCCTGTGCTCTGGCTGGCGGAG TGAGAGACGACATTTCGCATGGCTACTTTGTAAG cctgatggaggaagaggagagtgaTGACAGCCTTCCTGCTTGTGAGAAAGAAAGACGCTGTTTAGCTGCCAAG ATGAGGTGTTTGGCGTTGGGAGTGGGCTGTGATGAAGAATCCGATTCTGGTGCTGAAACCCCCCCTGTACTGCTGGAGATGCAGGCATGTTTGATTTTTAAGCGGgctctgtttctttcagtgacCTTTGAGAGACTGTCGCAGATGTTGTCTGTGAAGAGCTACTGCAGCCTA gaggagtcacctgaaggggagggagaggaggctgctggtggTCCTCCAGctgcgaatgctgcagaagcccctgctggtgtgagag ttgtgctgcgtcagtga